The Stenotrophomonas sp. BIO128-Bstrain region CTGGTACCCCAAGACCCTGACCACCACCGCCCTGGACAGCGGCGCGGTACGCACGGTCGCGCCGGGCGAGGACACCCTCACCGCCGCCGTGGCTGCCAGCGCCCCAGGCGACCGGCTGCAGTTGCAGCGTGGCCGCTACACCGTGAGCCAGGTGCTCGCGGTGGACCATCCCTTGAGCGTGGCAGGTCCCGCGCGTGGCCAGGCCAGCGTGCAGTTCTCGCGGCCCAGCCTGTTCGAGATCAGTGCGGGCGGTTCGCTGCGACTGGCGCGACTGGACATCGACGGTGCGCTCGCACCGGATGCGGCCGGCAATGCGGTGATCCGCGTGCCGCCGGGCAGCCAGGCGTTCAACTACACGCTCCTGCTGGAAGACAGCCACGTGCACGGGCTGACCGCCAACAAGGCCTTCGATGTGATCGCCACCGGCAAGGGCAGCCTGGCCGCGCGGATCGCGCTCTCGAACGTCACGGTGGAGGACATCACCGGCAGCGTGATCGCCGCGGCCGCCGAGACCGATGATCTGGGCACCTACAACGCCGAGCAGGTGGATCTGCTGGACTCCCGCTTCCGCCGCATCGGTGGGCCGGTCCTGAACCTGTATCGCGGTGGCACCGACGAGAGCACCTTCGGCCCGGCCCTGCAGGTGCACGGCAACCAGTTCGAGCAGGTGGGCGTCGCCGATGACACCAGCCTGCGCCTGCATGGCGTGCAGTTCGCCAGCATCCGCGACAACCGCTTCGACCGCAGCGGCCGCATCCGTTTCAGCCATCGCGTCGGGGAACCGACCCTGCGTATGGGCGACAACCCGCTGACGGCCACCGCGCCGTTGCTGTCCGATACCCCTGTTGAGGCCCTGCCATGAATCACGCCCCGCCCCTGATGCTGCTGCTTGCCGCCACGCTTGGCGGGGCTGCGTTGCCCGCCGCACAGGCCGCACCCGCCGCCCGGCAGGCGCCCGCGGCGTCCGCCACCGCACCGGTGCTGGTCACCGCTGCGCAGTGGACGCAGATGCGTGCCGAGGGTGCGCGCTCGCCACTGTTCGCCAAGGAACAGCAGCGCGCCGAACAGCGCGTGCGCGCGATGATGAAGGCCGGCATCGACGTGCCGGTGCCCAAGGACAAGGGCGGCGGTTATACGCACGAACAGCACAAGCGCAATTACCAGGCCATCCAGGCCGCCGGCGCGCTGTACCGCCTGACCGGCGACAAGGCCTACGCCACCTTCGCCCGCGACCTGCTGCTGGGCTACGCCAAGCTCTACCCGGGGCTGGGCGCGCACCCGCAGGGCCGCGGCCAGATTCCCGGCCGGCTGTTCTGGCAGACCCTCAACGATTCGGTGTGGCTGGTCAGCGCGGCGCAGGGCTACGACGCGATCCGCGACACGCTCAGTGACGCGGATCGCACGACCATCGACGACAACGTGTTCCGCGCGATGGCCGATTTCCTGTCCGGCACGCCGGAGAACTTCGACAAGATCCATAACCACGCCACCTGGGCCGTGGCGGCCGTGGGCATGACCGGCTACGTGCTGCGCGATGCCAGCTACGTCGACAAGGCGTTGCAGGGCAGCAAACGCGATGGCAGCGCAGGCTTCCTCAAGCAGGTCGACCAGTTGTTCTCGCCGGACGGCTATTACGAAGAAGGCCCGTACTACCAGCGGTATGCGCTGGCGCCGTTCATCCTGTTCGCCAACGCGATCGAGCGCAACGAACCGCAGCGCGGCATCTTCAAGCGCCGCGACGGCGTGCTGCTCAAGGCGGTCGATGCGCTGGTGCAGAGCAGCTACGGCGGCTACTTCATCCCGATCAACGACGCCATCCTCGACAAAGGCCTGGACACCGAGGAACTGGTGGCCGGCATCGACATCGCCTACGCGCAGACCGGCGATGCCCGCCTGCTGTCGGTGGCCAGGATGCAGAAGCGCGTGCTGCTCTCGCCGGAAGGCCTGCAGGTGGCCCAGGCGCTGGCGGAGAACAAGGCCAGGCCGTTTGCGTTCGTGCCCACCCTGCTGCGCGATGGCCCGGATGGCACCGAGGGCGGCCTGGCGATCCTGCGCATGGGCGGCGAGAACGGCCAGGCGCTGGTGATGAAGAACACCAAGCAGGGCATGGGCCACGGCCACTTCGACAAGCTCAACTGGTTGTTCTACGACAACGGCCAGCGCGTGGTCACCGATTACGGTGCCGCGCGTTTCCTCAACATCGAGGCCAAGGCCGGTGGCATCTACCTGCCGGAAAACAACAGCTGGGCCCGGCAGACCATCGCGCACAACACGCTGGTGGTGAACGAGCAGAGCCACTTCGGTGGCGACTGGAAGAAGGGCCAGCCGCTGGCGCCGACGCCGCTGCTGTTCGCGGTCAGCGGCGATACCCAGATCGCCTCCGCGCGGATGGAAGGCGCCTACGACGGGGTCAGCTTCACCCGCACCCAGGCGCTGCTCTCGCACCCATCGCTGGGCGAGCCGGTGGTGCTGGACCTGCTGCGCGTCACCGGCAGCAAGGCCGCGCGCTATGACCTGCCGCTGCATTTCAATGGGCACATCATGGACGTCGGCTTCAAGACCCAGTCCGCCGTCGCCGCCCGTCCCGTACTGGGCAAGGCCAACGGCTACCAGCATGTGTGGGTCGATGCGGCCAGCGAGCCGACCCGCGATGCGCGCAGCCTGACCTGGCTGCTGGACGGTCGCTTCTACACCTACCGGTTCGCCAGCACCGCACCCTCGCGCGCCCTGATCGGCGAGAGCGGCGCGAATGATCCCTCGTTCAACCTGCGCCGTGAGCCGATGCTGCTGCAGCGCGTGGATGGCCAGGCCGCCACCACGTTCTACGGTGTGCTCGAACCGCACGGCCAGTACGACGGCACCGCCGAGACCGTGCGCGGCGCCAACAGCCGCATCGATCGCCTCACCCACTACCGCGGCAAGGATGCGGATGTGCTGGTGCTCGACCTGGCCGGCGGCAAGCGGCTGGCGCTGGGCATCGCCGACGACCCCACCCAGGGCGGATCGCATGAAGTGAGTGGCGATGGCCAGAGCTGGCGCTGGGACGGCGGCTGGAAGCGCTTCGATACCGGCACCGGCGCCGGCAAGGACAGCAAATGAAGGTCACCACGCAGGCCCGCACCTATGTCCGTTGGCTGATCGTGGCGCTGATCGCCGTCGCCACGGTGATCAACTACATCGACCGCAACGCGCTGGCGGTGATGTGGCCGCAGATTTCGCAGGATGTCGGCGCGACCAAGGAAGACTACGCGCTGCTGGTCACGGTGTTCATGCTGTTCTACGCCGCCGGCCAGTTCGTGTTCGGGCGCCTGTTCGACATCATCGGTACGCGCCTGGGCTTTGCGCTCTCGATCGCGGTGTGGTCGATTTCGATCGCGCTGCACTCGGTCACCCACTCCATCCTGTCCTTCAGCATCGTGCGCGCCATGCTCGGCATCAGCGAAGCCGGTGCATGGCCGGGCGCGGTGAAGGCCAATGCCGAGTGGTTCCCGGCGCGGGAACGCGCACTGGCGCAGGGCGTGTTCAACGCCGGCGCCTCGATCGGCGCGATCATCTCCGCGCCGCTGATCGCCGTGCTGTTCCTGTGGCTGGGTTGGCGCGGGACCTTCATCCTGATCGGTGCGATCGGTTTCATCTGGCTGCTGCCGTGGCTGATCATCTACCGCGCCGGCCCGGACAAACACCCGTGGGTAAGCGCGGCCGAGCGTGCACTGATCCTGGATGCGCCGACCGAGCAGCCGGCCGTGCCGGTGGCCGAGTACGTACCGAACGTGCGCCAGCTGCTGGGCCACCGCCAGACCTGGGGCATCCTGATCTCGCGGTTTTTCCTGGACCCGATCTGGTGGCTGTTCGTGTCCTGGCTGCCGATCTACCTCGCCGATACCTTCGGTTTCGACATCAAGCAGATCGGCATCTTCGCCTGGGTGCCCTACGTAGGCGCGATGATCGGCAGCCTCGGCGGCGGCTGGTTGTCCGGCCGTCTGATCGGTGCCGGCTGGAGCGTGGATAAAGCCCGCAAGGTGGTGATCACCCTGGGCGGCGCGATCATGGCCCCGGCGCTGATCGGTGCGGTGCTGGCCACCGATCCGGTCTGGGCGGTGATCACCATCGCTTTCGTGCTGCTCGGCTTCCAGATCGCGATCGGCAACATCCAGACCCTGCCCGGCGACATCTTCAGCGGCAAATCGGTCGGCTCGGTGGCTGGCCTGGGCGGCATGGCCGCGGTGGCCGGCACGCTGATCACCACCTGGCTGGTGCCGGCGATGACCCACGACTCCTACGCACCGATTTTCATCCTGGTGGCGGCCCTGGTGCCGGCCTCCCTGCTGGCGCTGTGGCTGGTCACCGGTCGCGTGGAAAAAATCCACGGCCCGGTCGAGCGCCGCTGAGTTCCCTTCTTCTCTTTCCCCCAACGCATCACAGGAGTGTTTCATGACCCAATTCAAGGACAAGGTGGCGATCGTCACCGGTGGCGGCCGTGACATCGGCCGCGAGATCTCGCTCAAGCTGGCCGCGGCCGGTGCCAAGGTGTGCATCAACTACGCCAACGACGAAGCCAGCGCGCAGGAGACCCTCAAGCAGGTCGAAGCCGCCGGCGGCACCGCGATCGTGCATCGCGCCGATGTCACCGATGCCAAGGCGGTGGCGGCGATGGTCGCCGCGACCCAGGCCGCGTTCGGCCCGCAGATCGACGTGCTGGTGAACGTCGCCGGTGGCATGGTCCAGCGCCGTCCGCTGGCCGAGATCGATGAGGCCTTCTTCCACAAGGTGATGGACCTCAACATGAGCTCGGTCTACCTGACCACGCATGCGGTGGTACCGCACATGCCCGAAGGCGGCGCGATCGTGAACTTCGCTTCGCAGGCCGGCCGCGATGGCGGTGGCCCCGGCGCGGCGATCTACGCCACCGCCAAGGCCGCGGTGATGACCTTCACTCGTGCCATGGCCAAGGAGCTTGGCCCGCGCGGCATCCGCGTCAACGCGCTGTGCTGCGGCATGATCGCCACCCGCTTCCATGATGAATTCACCAAGCCGGAAGTACGCACTGCCGTGGCCGGCAATACGCCGCTGCGCCGCCAGGGCCGTCCGCAGGAAGCCGCCGATACCGCGGTGTACCTGGCCTCCGACGCCGCCGGTTTCATCACCGGTGCCAACGTCGACGTCAACGGCGGCACCTACTTCTCCTGATTGACCCGCTGACCGCCTGGGAGGGCCGCCATGCTGCGCTGGATCACTGCATTCTCTCTTGCACTCGCTACCAGCGCTGCGGCGCTGCCCGCCCAGGCCCAGGTCTGGGTGCCGGCCTGGACCGCCTCGCCGGCCCCGGACCGTCTCGATGGCACCCCCGAAGCCCCGGTGCAGTTTGCCAACCAGACCGTGCGCCAGGACATGCGCCTGGCCAGTTCGGCCAGGGCGCTGCGCTTCCGCATCAGCAATGAACTCGGCCAGGCGCCGCTGCATATCGGCAGTGCCTCGGCCCACCTCACCGGCACCGCCAACGCGGCCAGGCCGGTCACTTTCAATGGACGTGGCGAGGTGGTGGTGCCGGTCGGCGCCGCCCTGCTCAGCGACCCGGTCGCGATCACCGCACCGGCGCTGGCCGACGTCTCGCTCACCGTGTACTTCCCGGATGCCACCCGCCCGGCCGTCCGGCGTACCGCGCTGCGCATTGCCGAGGGCCGCGCTGCCACGGTCGGCGATGCGGTCAAACTCGCCTACCGGCAGAACGTGGTCTCGGCCGTGCTGGCCGAACGCACCCGCAAGCCGATCGTCGTGGTGGCCCTGGGCGACTCCATCACCGAAGGGGCCACCGCCACCCGCGGCAGCAACGGCGACTGGCCCGCACTGCTGTCCGCCCGCCTGCAGCAGGCCTGCCCGGACCAGGTGGTGGTGGTCAACGCCGGCATCAGCGGCAACAAGGTGATGGACCATGGCCGCAGCCACAGCGCGCTGGCGCGGCTGGACCGCGACGTGATCGCGCTGCCGAACGTGGACCGCGTGATCCTGTTCGAAGGCATCAACGACATCCGCCACGACGGCGGCACCCCACCCGTGCCCGGCCGCAACGCCGAGGACATGGTGCTGGGCTACCGGCAGATCGCCGAACGCCTGCACAGCAACGGCATCCGCCCGATCGCCGCCACGATCACGCCGTTCGGTGGTTCGGACCGCTACGAGCCGATCGCGGCCGCCACCCGCACCACCCTCAACGCCTGGATGCGCGGTGGCCGCAGCGGCTTCGATGGCCTGATCGACTTCGACCGGATCCTGCGCGACCCGGCCAACCCGGAGAACCTGCCCGAGGACATCACCCGCGATCACCTGCATCCCAACGATGAAGGCTACCGGCGCATGGCCGACGGCATCGATCTGGCCCTGCTCGGGTGCCCGGTACGATGACGGCCCAGACCTTCGTTGTCGCACCCGACAACGGCCAGCGCTGGGACGCACTGGCGCTGGGCGAAGTGATGCTGCGCTTCGATCCCGGCGAGGGCAGGATCCGCAGCGCGCGCCAGTTCACCGTGTGGGAAGGCGGCGGCGAGTACAACGTGGCGCGTGGCCTGTGCAGCACGTTCGAACACCGCACCGGGGTGCTCACCGCCCTGCCGCGCAACGAGCTTGGCCTGCTCGCCCAGCAGCTGATCCAGGCCGGTGGCGTGGATGCCAGCCAGATCCTCTGGCGCGACTACGATGGCATCGGCCGCAACACCCGCATGGGCCTGAACTTCACCGAGCGTGGTTTCGGGGCGCGTGCGCCGCTGGGCATTTCCGACCGCGCGTACTCGGCGGCCTCGCAACTGCAGCCGGAGGCCTTCGACTGGGACGCGCTGTTCGGCCAGCACGGCGTGCGCTGGCTGCATACCGGTGGGATCTTCGCCGCCCTGTCCGAGCACAGCGCGGCGACGGCAATTGCGGCGGTGCGTGCTGCGCGCCGGCACGGCGTGGCGGTCTCCTACGATCTCAACTACCGCGCCAGCCTCTGGAACAGCCATCCGGACCCGGAGGCCGCGCGGCACACCAACTGCGCCATCGCCGCCGAATGCGATCTGCTGATCGGCGATGAGTATTCGTTCGCCGCATGCCTGGGCATGGACCTGAGCGATCTCGGTCGCCGCCACACGCCGATGGATGTCGGTCCAGCCGAGGCAGCCGCCGTGCGCGCGATGACGCAGTTCCCGGCGCTGCAGGCGGTGGCGTTCACGCTGCGCGACGCCGCCACGGCGGCCCGGCATGGGTGGGCCGGTGCGCTGCGCACGCGGGCGCAGCTGTATGTCTCCGACGCGCGCGAAGTAGACCTGCTCGACCGTGTCGGCGGTGGCGACGCCTTCGTGGCCGGTGTGGTGCATGCCCTGCTCAGCGGCAAGGGCGAGCAGGCAGCGGTGGACCTGGGCGCCGCGCATGGCGCGCTGGCGATGTCCACGCCGGGCGATTGCGCTGTCACCAGCCTGGCTGAAGTGGAGGCCGTGGCGCGCGGCGATGGGGCGGCGGCGCGGCGCTGAGCGCCGCCACGGTGCAGCTCAGTTCGCGATCGAGAGGTGTTCCAGGGCCTTCCGCGCAGAAAGCGTCAGCGGCGCCGGCAGCGCATCCGTCATGAACCAGCCCAGCCCGAGCAACGCCTCGGGCTCTTTCACCGATGCGACGGTCGCGTCGAGCGCACGCACCAGATACACCGGGGCCACCCAATGCTGCCCCAATGTCGGCTCGAAGTGGTCGACCACGCACAGCAAACGCGTCACTGCGACGCGCAGCCCGGTTTCCTCCTGCACCTCGCGCACCACGGCATCTTCGACCGTCTCCATCCAATCGACCTTGCCGCCGGGCAGGCCCCAGTGGCCCTGCTCAGGCTGACGCCCGCGCTGGACCAGCAGGATCGCGCCATCGCGCTGGATGACGGCGCCGCAGCCGAGGCGTGGGTGCTGCAGGTCAGAGGACGGGGGCATCGGGCATCTCCATGGCGGTGCTTCATTATCCCTCGGGCCCCGTGCCTGGATCGCGCCCACGAAAAAGGCCCGGCAATGCCGGGCCTTTCCTGCCACGCCGGTCAGGCGCGTGGCGATGCGGTCACGCTGGAATTACCAGCTGAAGCGCGGGCCGACCGACCATTCCTTGTCACCATGGCGATCCATCTTGATGTCGCCGTTGATGCCCCAGTTCTGGTTCAACTTCACCTGGCCACCCAGGCGGCCGTAGAACTGGCCATCCGGATTGACGCCGTGCTTCTTGCTGTAATCCTCGTAGCCAGCCATGGCATAGACTTCGGCATGCTGGCCAAAGGCGGTACGGATACCGGCTTCAGCGCTGTAGCCGTTGAAGTCCTGGCCTTC contains the following coding sequences:
- a CDS encoding oligoalginate lyase, whose translation is MNHAPPLMLLLAATLGGAALPAAQAAPAARQAPAASATAPVLVTAAQWTQMRAEGARSPLFAKEQQRAEQRVRAMMKAGIDVPVPKDKGGGYTHEQHKRNYQAIQAAGALYRLTGDKAYATFARDLLLGYAKLYPGLGAHPQGRGQIPGRLFWQTLNDSVWLVSAAQGYDAIRDTLSDADRTTIDDNVFRAMADFLSGTPENFDKIHNHATWAVAAVGMTGYVLRDASYVDKALQGSKRDGSAGFLKQVDQLFSPDGYYEEGPYYQRYALAPFILFANAIERNEPQRGIFKRRDGVLLKAVDALVQSSYGGYFIPINDAILDKGLDTEELVAGIDIAYAQTGDARLLSVARMQKRVLLSPEGLQVAQALAENKARPFAFVPTLLRDGPDGTEGGLAILRMGGENGQALVMKNTKQGMGHGHFDKLNWLFYDNGQRVVTDYGAARFLNIEAKAGGIYLPENNSWARQTIAHNTLVVNEQSHFGGDWKKGQPLAPTPLLFAVSGDTQIASARMEGAYDGVSFTRTQALLSHPSLGEPVVLDLLRVTGSKAARYDLPLHFNGHIMDVGFKTQSAVAARPVLGKANGYQHVWVDAASEPTRDARSLTWLLDGRFYTYRFASTAPSRALIGESGANDPSFNLRREPMLLQRVDGQAATTFYGVLEPHGQYDGTAETVRGANSRIDRLTHYRGKDADVLVLDLAGGKRLALGIADDPTQGGSHEVSGDGQSWRWDGGWKRFDTGTGAGKDSK
- a CDS encoding MFS transporter, yielding MKVTTQARTYVRWLIVALIAVATVINYIDRNALAVMWPQISQDVGATKEDYALLVTVFMLFYAAGQFVFGRLFDIIGTRLGFALSIAVWSISIALHSVTHSILSFSIVRAMLGISEAGAWPGAVKANAEWFPARERALAQGVFNAGASIGAIISAPLIAVLFLWLGWRGTFILIGAIGFIWLLPWLIIYRAGPDKHPWVSAAERALILDAPTEQPAVPVAEYVPNVRQLLGHRQTWGILISRFFLDPIWWLFVSWLPIYLADTFGFDIKQIGIFAWVPYVGAMIGSLGGGWLSGRLIGAGWSVDKARKVVITLGGAIMAPALIGAVLATDPVWAVITIAFVLLGFQIAIGNIQTLPGDIFSGKSVGSVAGLGGMAAVAGTLITTWLVPAMTHDSYAPIFILVAALVPASLLALWLVTGRVEKIHGPVERR
- a CDS encoding glucose 1-dehydrogenase, with the translated sequence MTQFKDKVAIVTGGGRDIGREISLKLAAAGAKVCINYANDEASAQETLKQVEAAGGTAIVHRADVTDAKAVAAMVAATQAAFGPQIDVLVNVAGGMVQRRPLAEIDEAFFHKVMDLNMSSVYLTTHAVVPHMPEGGAIVNFASQAGRDGGGPGAAIYATAKAAVMTFTRAMAKELGPRGIRVNALCCGMIATRFHDEFTKPEVRTAVAGNTPLRRQGRPQEAADTAVYLASDAAGFITGANVDVNGGTYFS
- a CDS encoding GDSL-type esterase/lipase family protein, with translation MLRWITAFSLALATSAAALPAQAQVWVPAWTASPAPDRLDGTPEAPVQFANQTVRQDMRLASSARALRFRISNELGQAPLHIGSASAHLTGTANAARPVTFNGRGEVVVPVGAALLSDPVAITAPALADVSLTVYFPDATRPAVRRTALRIAEGRAATVGDAVKLAYRQNVVSAVLAERTRKPIVVVALGDSITEGATATRGSNGDWPALLSARLQQACPDQVVVVNAGISGNKVMDHGRSHSALARLDRDVIALPNVDRVILFEGINDIRHDGGTPPVPGRNAEDMVLGYRQIAERLHSNGIRPIAATITPFGGSDRYEPIAAATRTTLNAWMRGGRSGFDGLIDFDRILRDPANPENLPEDITRDHLHPNDEGYRRMADGIDLALLGCPVR
- a CDS encoding sugar kinase, whose product is MTAQTFVVAPDNGQRWDALALGEVMLRFDPGEGRIRSARQFTVWEGGGEYNVARGLCSTFEHRTGVLTALPRNELGLLAQQLIQAGGVDASQILWRDYDGIGRNTRMGLNFTERGFGARAPLGISDRAYSAASQLQPEAFDWDALFGQHGVRWLHTGGIFAALSEHSAATAIAAVRAARRHGVAVSYDLNYRASLWNSHPDPEAARHTNCAIAAECDLLIGDEYSFAACLGMDLSDLGRRHTPMDVGPAEAAAVRAMTQFPALQAVAFTLRDAATAARHGWAGALRTRAQLYVSDAREVDLLDRVGGGDAFVAGVVHALLSGKGEQAAVDLGAAHGALAMSTPGDCAVTSLAEVEAVARGDGAAARR
- a CDS encoding NUDIX domain-containing protein, yielding MPPSSDLQHPRLGCGAVIQRDGAILLVQRGRQPEQGHWGLPGGKVDWMETVEDAVVREVQEETGLRVAVTRLLCVVDHFEPTLGQHWVAPVYLVRALDATVASVKEPEALLGLGWFMTDALPAPLTLSARKALEHLSIAN